From the Mangifera indica cultivar Alphonso chromosome 10, CATAS_Mindica_2.1, whole genome shotgun sequence genome, one window contains:
- the LOC123226979 gene encoding probable protein phosphatase 2C 43 has protein sequence MLRSAFFSRREADQSFALARRILLQINMWNSPGLWRNVKEFALGNNHFAQDSLIWSRDLEKHCYGDLSCAQVQANNVMEDYCQVKIRPDATFVGVYDGRSGPEAARFICDNLFLHLTRLAQENGAFSEDILRSAISATEDGFLSLVRRTQRVNPSFVQTGSCCLVGVIWSGTLYVANLGGSIAVIGSLGGSNEIVAEQLTREHNANVKEVREELKSMHPDDKDIVNLKHGVWRIKGIIQTSRSIGDAYLKRPEFSAPKRFAHLSIRRPVLTAEPSIYTRVLQPNDKFIIFASDGLWEHLSNQEAADVVHKNPRNGIAWRLLKTALTLAAKKREMTYKELQPIDKGIRRHFHDDISVIVIFIDHQLMGKTISLPELSIRGFLDTVGP, from the exons ATGCTGCGTAGTGCTTTCTTTTCTCGCAGAGAAGCTGACCAATCATTCGCTTTAGCCAGAAGAATTTTGTTACAAATCAACATGTGGAACAGCCCTGGCTTGTGGAGAAATGTTAAGGAATTTGCCCTGGGTAACAATCATTTTGCTCAAGACTCACTTATCTGGAGCCGAGATTTGGAGAAACACTGCTATGGTGACTTATCCTGCGCTCAGGTGCAAGCCAATAATGTCATGGAGGATTACTGCCAGGTGAAGATCAGACCGGATGCCACCTTTGTTGGAGTCTATGATGGCCGTAGCGGACCTGAGGCCGCTCGTTTCATTTGTGACAATCTGTTTCTTCATTTGACGA GGCTTGCCCAAGAAAATGGAGCCTTCTCTGAGGATATACTTAGAAGTGCTATTTCTGCAACTGAGGATGGATTTCTTAGTCTCGTGCGCAGGACACAGAGAGTAAATCCATCATTTGTGCAGACAGGGTCCTGTTGCCTAGTTGGAGTTATTTGGAGCGGGACATTATATGTAGCCAATTTGGGTGGTTCAATAGCTGTAATTGGTTCTTTAGGTGGATCAAATGAGATAGTTGCTGAGCAATTAACAAGAGAACATAATGCAAACGTGAAGGAAGTCAGAGAAGAACTCAAATCAATGCATCCAGATGATAAAGATATTGTAAATTTGAAGCACGGTGTATGGCGTATCAAGGGCATAATTCAG ACGTCTAGGTCTATTGGTGATGCATACTTGAAGCGACCAGAGTTTTCTGCACCTAAAAGATTTGCCCATCTATCAATCCGTAGGCCTGTGCTGACAGCTGAGCCATCCATTTACACTCGGGTTTTGCAACCCaatgacaaatttataatatttgcatCTGATGGGCTATGGGAGCACTTGTCAAATCAGGAGGCAGCTGATGTCGTTCATAAAAACCCACGAAAT GGGATTGCTTGGAGACTCCTTAAAACAGCTTTGACACTAGCAGCAAAGAAAAGGGAGATGACTTACAAAGAATTGCAGCCGATTGATAAGGGAATTAGGAGGCATTTTCATGATGATATTAGTGTGATTGTCATCTTTATAGATCATCAGTTGATGGGGAAGACAATCTCTTTGCCAGAGTTGTCGATTCGAGGGTTCTTAGACACTGTTGGTCcttaa
- the LOC123226980 gene encoding disease resistance protein RPP13-like isoform X1, translating into MVDAVISFVVNKIGDYVIQEAVRFHGVKKEVELLKNELEWMQSFLEDAERKQVDDAVIRKWVSDIRDVAYDIEDLLDTYVLKIEEEEAPNIVQMKEETPDTVQINQSEIPKTGRRVSASIKKFSSIFKCQKKSNHKESGNHTEPSSHTEPSSNPVSSFFSKGEKVVNQHNIGKKIEEIREKLSDISRKREQYRLEDIGNKGEGKDNVLYRLKELRRATSFVVEDGVVGFEDDAEKLLAKLVGGGQRRGVISIYGMGGLGKTTLAKKLYHNNIVKNKFQDRAWVSVSQDYKTEDILRRIIKSSNIVLGKEDEESLTSKKKMSAEEWERVQQKIKERQFKELEKMSQEDLERYLQKYLKGRSYLLVIDDVWHKDAWESFKRAFPDDNNGSRVVITTRNREVAERADENVYVHKLRFLNTDESWKLFCSKAFQNSNADEGLKRLGGEMVEKCRGLPLAIVVLGGLLSTKKPHEWRRVHHHIWQHLRDDSIQISFLLALSFTDLSSELKLCFLYLSLFPEDFEIHVEKLTRLLIAEGFIQVTEGQLMEEVVESHLQQLIDRSLVQIEKRCWGRIATCRVHDLLRDLAIQKAKESNFAYYYDATIHSNPSPAILSCRRQAVYSEVESHLWFQDHNQLSRSFLFFKQKWDESLKVTQHLPPLFTRFRLLRVLDVEGSESKDVVRESKKSLPKEIGKLIHLKYLGLRNAYIHHFPSSFVNLKRLQTLDIYGIGWIFHEVPIEICKLTGLKHVIGNFHGSLPVDNLRNLQTLKYINIECWSKINPDKLGNLRELRIESDLPLPKEFDLTPIGKLKSLQILSVTLLSDQSFVSLQALAYCTCLVDLRLSGKIEKLPRNMDEILPNLECLKLSGSILRDDPMALLEKLPNLMILVLNFVSCSEKKMICSANGFPRLEILRFDFYELEEWQVHQDSMPMLRGLKVPNASKFKIPGRLRSIPPPAEWECEDGIIPINNSSYFQP; encoded by the coding sequence ATGGTTGATGCAGTAATTTCATTTGTGGTGAACAAGATTGGGGATTATGTTATTCAGGAAGCTGTGCGATTCCATGGAGTGAAAAAAGAAGTAGAGTTGTTAAAGAATGAACTGGAATGGATGCAATCTTTCCTCGAGGATGCAGAAAGAAAACAAGTTGATGATGCTGTTATAAGGAAGTGGGTATCTGACATTAGAGATGTCGCTTATGATATTGAAGATCTCTTGGATACATATGTGCTCAAAATCGAGGAAGAAGAGGCTCCAAATATAGTTCAAATGAAAGAAGAGACTCCTGATACAGttcaaatcaatcaatcagAGATTCCGAAAACAGGAAGGAGAGTTTCTGCTTCCATCAAGAAGTTTTCTTCGATTTTCAAGTGTCAGAAAAAATCCAATCATAAGGAGTCTGGTAATCACACAGAGCCCAGTAGTCACACAGAGCCTAGTAGTAATCCAGTGTCTAGTTTTTTCAGCAAAGGAGAAAAGGTTGTTAATCAGCACAACATAGGCAAGAAGATCGAGGAGATCAGAGAGAAACTTAGTGATATTTCTCGGAAACGTGAACAATATCGCCTAGAGGATATTGGTAACAAAGGTGAAGGAAAGGACAATGTTCTTTACAGATTGAAGGAACTGCGAAGAGCCACTTCCTTTGTAGTTGAAGATGGTGTTGTTGGCTTTGAGGATGATGCAGAGAAATTGTTGGCTAAACTTGTTGGCGGGGGGCAGCGGAGAGGTGTGATTTCTATTTATGGTATGGGTGGTTTAGGCAAAACAACCCTTGCCAAAAAGCTATACCACAATAACATTGTGAAGAATAAGTTTCAAGATCGTGCTTGGGTTTCAGTCTCTCAAGATTACAAAACTGAAGATATTCTTCGAAGGATAATAAAATCTTCCAACATCGTGCTTGGAAAGGAGGATGAAGAATCTTTAACAAGTAAGAAGAAGATGAGTGCAGAGGAGTGGGAGCGAGTGCAACAGAAGATCAAGGAACGTCAATTTAAGGAGTTGGAGAAGATGAGTCAAGAAGATTTAGAGCGGTATcttcaaaaatatttgaaaggaCGTTCATATTTGCTTGTGATCGATGATGTATGGCATAAAGATGCTTGGGAGAGCTTCAAAAGGGCATTTCCAGATGACAACAATGGTAGTAGAGTAGTTATTACCACCCGTAACAGAGAAGTTGCTGAACGTGCGGACGAAAATGTTTATGTCCACAAGCTTCGATTTCTAAACACAGATGAAAGTTGGAAGCTTTTTTGTTCTAAAGCCTTTCAAAACTCAAATGCAGATGAAGGATTAAAAAGGCTGGGGGGAGAAATGGTGGAGAAATGCAGAGGTTTACCACTTGCTATAGTTGTATTGGGAGGACTCTTGTCAACAAAAAAGCCACATGAATGGCGGAGGGTACATCATCACATTTGGCAACATCTAAGGGACGATTCGATTCAGATATCCTTTTTGTTAGCTTTAAGTTTTACTGATTTATCTTCTGAATTGAAGTTATGTTTTCTCTACTTGAGTCTTTTTCCAGAGGATTTTGAAATCCATGTGGAAAAACTGACAAGATTACTAATAGCAGAGGGTTTCATACAAGTAACTGAAGGTCAACTAATGGAAGAAGTGGTTGAGAGTCATTTGCAACAATTGATTGATAGAAGTTTGGTGCAAATAGAAAAAAGATGTTGGGGACGGATTGCCACTTGTCGGGTTCATGATCTTTTGCGTGATCTAGCCATTCAGAAAGCAAAGGAATCAAACTTTGCATATTATTATGATGCAACCATACATTCAAATCCTTCTCCAGCTATATTATCTTGCCGAAGACAAGCTGTTTATTCAGAGGTTGAAAGTCATTTGTGGTTTCAAGACCATAATCAATTGTCACGTTCCTTTCTCTTCTTTAAACAAAAGTGGGATGAATCACTCAAAGTGACACAACACTTGCCACCCCTCTTCACCAGATTCAGATTGCTCAGAGTGCTCGATGTAGAGGGCTCTGAGAGTAAGGATGTTGTACGAGAGAGTAAGAAAAGTTTACCTAAAGAGATAGGAAAGTTGATCCACTTAAAATATTTGGGGCTAAGGAATGCATATATACATCATTTTCCATCATCCTTTGTCAACTTGAAGAGGTTGCAAACTCTTGACATATATGGCATCGGGTGGATATTTCATGAAGTACCGATTGAGATATGTAAGTTGACAGGATTGAAGCATGTAATTGGAAATTTTCATGGATCATTGCCGGTAGACAATTTGAGAAACCTTCAAACTctcaagtatataaatattgaatgTTGGAGTAAAATTAATCCTGACAAGTTGGGTAATCTTCGGGAGCTGCGGATCGAATCTGATTTGCCATTACCAAAGGAGTTTGATTTGACACCAATAGGCAAGCTGAAAAGCCTTCAAATTTTATCAGTTACCTTGCTTTCGGACCAGTCTTTTGTTTCATTGCAGGCACTTGCTTATTGCACATGTCTTGTAGATTTGAGATTAAGTGGGAAGATAGAGAAACTACCAAGAAACATGGATGAAATCTTACCAAATCTTGAATGTTTAAAGTTATCAGGTTCAATTCTTAGAGATGATCCAATGGCCTTGCTGGAGAAGTTGCCAAACTTAATGATTCTTGTGTTAAACTTCGTTTCCTGtagtgagaaaaaaatgatatgctCAGCAAATGGTTTTCCTCGTCTTGAAATTTTACGATTTGATTTCTATGAATTGGAGGAGTGGCAAGTACATCAAGATTCAATGCCAATGCTTAGAGGTTTGAAGGTCCCAAATGCGTCGAAGTTCAAAATTCCTGGAAGACTAAGATCAATCCCGCCTCCAGCTGAATGGGAATGTGAAGACGGCATCATTCCTATCAATAACTCAAGCTACTTTCAACCCTGA
- the LOC123226980 gene encoding putative disease resistance RPP13-like protein 3 isoform X2, translating into MVDAVISFVVNKIGDYVIQEAVRFHGVKKEVELLKNELEWMQSFLEDAERKQVDDAVIRKWVSDIRDVAYDIEDLLDTYVLKIEEEEAPNIVQMKEETPDTVQINQSEIPKTGRRVSASIKKFSSIFKCQKKSNHKESGNHTEPSSHTEPSSNPVSSFFSKGEKVVNQHNIGKKIEEIREKLSDISRKREQYRLEDIGNKGEGKDNVLYRLKELRRATSFVVEDGVVGFEDDAEKLLAKLVGGGQRRGVISIYGMGGLGKTTLAKKLYHNNIVKNKFQDRAWVSVSQDYKTEDILRRIIKSSNIVLGKEDEESLTSKKKMSAEEWERVQQKIKERQFKELEKMSQEDLERYLQKYLKGRSYLLVIDDVWHKDAWESFKRAFPDDNNGSRVVITTRNREVAERADENVYVHKLRFLNTDESWKLFCSKAFQNSNADEGLKRLGGEMVEKCRGLPLAIVVLGGLLSTKKPHEWRRVHHHIWQHLRDDSIQISFLLALSFTDLSSELKLCFLYLSLFPEDFEIHVEKLTRLLIAEGFIQVTEGQLMEEVVESHLQQLIDRSLVQIEKRCWGRIATCRVHDLLRDLAIQKAKESNFAYYYDATIHSNPSPAILSCRRQAVYSEVERHLWFQDYNQLSRSFLFFKQKWDESLKVTQHLPPLFTRFRLLRVLDVEGSESKDVVRESKKSLPKEIGKLIHLKYLGLRNAYIYHFPSSFVNLKRLQTLDIYGIGWIFHEVPIEICKLTGLKHVIGNFHGSLPVDNLRNLQTLKYINIECWSKINPDKLGNLRELRIESDLPLPKEFDLTPIGKLKSLQILSVTLLSDQSFVSLQALAYCTCLVDLR; encoded by the exons ATGGTTGATGCAGTAATTTCATTTGTGGTGAACAAGATTGGGGATTATGTTATTCAGGAAGCTGTGCGATTCCATGGAGTGAAAAAAGAAGTAGAGTTGTTAAAGAATGAACTGGAATGGATGCAATCTTTCCTCGAGGATGCAGAAAGAAAACAAGTTGATGATGCTGTTATAAGGAAGTGGGTATCTGACATTAGAGATGTCGCTTATGATATTGAAGATCTCTTGGATACATATGTGCTCAAAATCGAGGAAGAAGAGGCTCCAAATATAGTTCAAATGAAAGAAGAGACTCCTGATACAGttcaaatcaatcaatcagAGATTCCGAAAACAGGAAGGAGAGTTTCTGCTTCCATCAAGAAGTTTTCTTCGATTTTCAAGTGTCAGAAAAAATCCAATCATAAGGAGTCTGGTAATCACACAGAGCCCAGTAGTCACACAGAGCCTAGTAGTAATCCAGTGTCTAGTTTTTTCAGCAAAGGAGAAAAGGTTGTTAATCAGCACAACATAGGCAAGAAGATCGAGGAGATCAGAGAGAAACTTAGTGATATTTCTCGGAAACGTGAACAATATCGCCTAGAGGATATTGGTAACAAAGGTGAAGGAAAGGACAATGTTCTTTACAGATTGAAGGAACTGCGAAGAGCCACTTCCTTTGTAGTTGAAGATGGTGTTGTTGGCTTTGAGGATGATGCAGAGAAATTGTTGGCTAAACTTGTTGGCGGGGGGCAGCGGAGAGGTGTGATTTCTATTTATGGTATGGGTGGTTTAGGCAAAACAACCCTTGCCAAAAAGCTATACCACAATAACATTGTGAAGAATAAGTTTCAAGATCGTGCTTGGGTTTCAGTCTCTCAAGATTACAAAACTGAAGATATTCTTCGAAGGATAATAAAATCTTCCAACATCGTGCTTGGAAAGGAGGATGAAGAATCTTTAACAAGTAAGAAGAAGATGAGTGCAGAGGAGTGGGAGCGAGTGCAACAGAAGATCAAGGAACGTCAATTTAAGGAGTTGGAGAAGATGAGTCAAGAAGATTTAGAGCGGTATcttcaaaaatatttgaaaggaCGTTCATATTTGCTTGTGATCGATGATGTATGGCATAAAGATGCTTGGGAGAGCTTCAAAAGGGCATTTCCAGATGACAACAATGGTAGTAGAGTAGTTATTACCACCCGTAACAGAGAAGTTGCTGAACGTGCGGACGAAAATGTTTATGTCCACAAGCTTCGATTTCTAAACACAGATGAAAGTTGGAAGCTTTTTTGTTCTAAAGCCTTTCAAAACTCAAATGCAGATGAAGGATTAAAAAGGCTGGGGGGAGAAATGGTGGAGAAATGCAGAGGTTTACCACTTGCTATAGTTGTATTGGGAGGACTCTTGTCAACAAAAAAGCCACATGAATGGCGGAGGGTACATCATCACATTTGGCAACATCTAAGGGACGATTCGATTCAGATATCCTTTTTGTTAGCTTTAAGTTTTACTGATTTATCTTCTGAATTGAAGTTATGTTTTCTCTACTTGAGTCTTTTTCCAGAGGATTTTGAAATCCATGTGGAAAAACTGACAAGATTACTAATAGCAGAGGGTTTCATACAAGTAACTGAAGGTCAACTAATGGAAGAAGTG GTTGAGAGTCATTTGCAGCAATTGATTGATAGAAGTTTGGTGCAAATAGAAAAAAGATGTTGGGGACGGATTGCCACTTGTCGGGTTCATGATCTTTTGCGTGATCTAGCCATTCAGAAAGCAAAGGAATCAAACTTTGCATATTATTATGATGCAACCATACATTCAAATCCTTCTCCAGCTATATTATCTTGCCGAAGACAAGCTGTTTATTCAGAGGTTGAAAGACATTTGTGGTTTCAAGACTATAATCAATTGTCACGTTCCTTTCTCTTCTTTAAACAAAAGTGGGATGAATCACTCAAAGTGACACAACACTTGCCACCCCTCTTCACCAGATTCAGATTGCTCAGAGTGCTCGATGTAGAGGGCTCTGAGAGTAAGGATGTTGTACGAGAGAGTAAGAAAAGTTTACCTAAAGAGATAGGAAAGTTGATCCACTTAAAATATTTGGGGCTAAGGAATgcatatatatatcattttccaTCATCCTTTGTCAACTTGAAGAGGTTGCAAACTCTTGACATATATGGCATCGGGTGGATATTTCATGAAGTACCGATTGAGATATGTAAGTTGACAGGATTGAAGCATGTAATTGGAAATTTTCATGGATCATTGCCGGTAGACAATTTGAGAAACCTTCAAACTctcaagtatataaatattgaatgTTGGAGTAAAATTAATCCCGACAAGTTGGGTAATCTTCGGGAGCTGCGGATCGAATCTGATTTGCCATTACCAAAGGAGTTTGATTTGACACCAATAGGCAAGCTGAAAAGCCTTCAAATTTTATCAGTTACCTTGCTTTCGGACCAGTCTTTTGTTTCATTGCAGGCACTTGCATATTGCACATGTCTTGTAGATTTGAGATAA
- the LOC123226982 gene encoding probable protein phosphatase 2C 43, giving the protein MGRYLSFEIIIMLRSTSISRREAYQSFALARRILLQINMWNSPGLWRKVKEFALGNNHFTRDSLIWSRDLEKHCYGDLSCAQVQANIVMEDYCQVKIRPDATFVGVYDGHSSPEAACFICDNLFLHLTRLAQENGAFSEDILRSAISATEDGFLSLVRRTQRVNPSIVQTGSCCLVGVIWSGILYVANLGDSIAVIGSLGGSNEIVAEQLTREHNAKVKEVREELKSMHPDDKDIVILKHGIWRIKGIIQTSRSIDDAYLKRPEFSAPKRFAHISIRRPVLTAEPSIYTRVLQPNDKFIIFASDGLWEHLSNQEAADVVHKNPRNGIARRLLKTALTLAAKKREMTYKQLQPIDKGIRRHFHDDISVIVIFIDHQLMGKTISLPDLLIRGFLDTVGP; this is encoded by the exons ATGGGGAGATATTTGTCATTTGAAATTATCATTATGCTGCGTAGTACTTCCATTTCTCGCAGAGAAGCTTACCAATCATTCGCTTTAGCCCGAAGAATTTTGTTACAAATCAACATGTGGAACAGCCCTGGCTTGTGGAGAAAAGTCAAGGAATTTGCCCTGGGTAACAATCATTTTACTCGAGACTCACTGATCTGGAGCCGAGATTTGGAGAAACACTGCTATGGTGACTTATCCTGCGCTCAGGTACAAGCCAATATTGTCATGGAGGATTACTGCCAGGTGAAGATAAGACCGGATGCCACCTTTGTTGGAGTCTATGATGGCCATAGCTCACCTGAGGCCGCTTGTTTCATTTGTGACAATCTGTTTCTTCATTTGACGA GGCTTGCCCAAGAAAATGGAGCTTTCTCTGAGGATATACTTAGAAGTGCTATTTCTGCAACTGAGGATGGATTTCTTAGTCTCGTGCGCAGGACACAGAGAGTAAATCCATCAATTGTGCAGACAGGGTCCTGTTGCCTAGTTGGAGTTATTTGGAGCGGGATATTATATGTAGCCAATTTGGGTGATTCAATAGCTGTAATTGGTTCTTTAGGTGGATCAAATGAGATAGTTGCTGAGCAATTAACAAGAGAACATAATGCAAAAGTGAAGGAAGTCAGAGAAGAACTCAAATCAATGCATCCAGATGATAAAGATATTGTAATTTTGAAGCACGGTATATGGCGTATCAAGGGCATAATTCAG ACGTCTAGATCTATTGATGATGCATACTTGAAGCGACCAGAGTTTTCTGCACCTAAAAGATTTGCCCATATATCAATCCGTAGGCCTGTGCTGACAGCTGAGCCATCCATTTACACTCGGGTTTTGCAACCCaatgacaaatttataatatttgcatCTGATGGGCTATGGGAGCACTTGTCAAATCAGGAGGCAGCTGATGTCGTTCATAAAAACCCACGAAAT GGGATTGCTAGGAGACTCCTTAAAACAGCTTTGACACTAGCAGCAAAGAAAAGGGAGATGACTTACAAACAATTGCAGCCGATTGATAAGGGAATTAGGAGGCATTTTCATGATGATATTAGTGTGATTGTCATCTTTATAGATCATCAGTTGATGGGGAAGACAATCTCTTTGCCAGATTTGTTGATTCGAGGGTTTTTAGACACTGTCGGTCCTTAA